The following DNA comes from Metopolophium dirhodum isolate CAU chromosome 8, ASM1992520v1, whole genome shotgun sequence.
ggtataataattaatattatatatttttatgtataataataataattattatttattaattgattggtttatattttaaataatgttttagagtttaaaatgtttgtaatatatatatataggtatccatattatatagtacataagTAGGTGAGCCTGAAACATGAAAGTACCTATTATcataaagaatattatctacaataatACCTATCTTGTCATATGCTATCagtcttatatttaaaatatatgaaatactacttagattttagaattatgtaaaaaatcaaTACGACAATTGACAtcgccaaaatattatattctgtgatgTAAATAAAGTTGTTTTAAATCGAATTAATCAAACAAaagtttatttcattaaactaCCTACGGATTTCTTAACAGAATATTCTCAATTGATGAACCAGATGGTCTGCAGTTATGGTACTAACTAAGAAAACagttaatattgtaaacattgtaaGTTCATTAccaattctaaattatttaaataacaaaatggatatagttaaataatgtCTTTGATCAAATAGGTAGTTGACATGATTAAGAAGACGTCATTCCCGCATATTATGTTGTCTTCGCCTTACCAACtcataatataccaaaatgtacGTCCAGCAGTTCAAATGTTTGTATTGTTAGCTTAAATATCAGAGAgaattgatctattatcaaacttaaatgtaagaaCGTTAGttgtgttctctcgttggttttttaacgatattttatctttaagtGAATTactagtgtataaaatattaatatttaaaaatactcataattcacttaaaaatacattgtataaaACAACGAAAGATCACAGATAATGTTCATACATTTAAGTTTggtaataggtcaattcactctaataataattaagccaataacataaaattggaactgctggacgtacattttggtatattatgcattagtaagatggagacaacatatgcgggtacaacgtcctcttaattaattttgtttagataagatgtacacatattttatgtacattgcTGTCAGAACTAGTAACACATGCCTTCTTatataggcgcaaataggggaGGGGGGCTGGGGGGCTTTAGCCCCCTTAAAGTTTCTATAGCTCCCCcccacccaaaaaaaaaaaaataactaatgatttcactattataatttaaaagcatcATAAGAATTCAAGTATAGACCTGAGCTTCAGCCCTctcaaatttcaaacactatttacGCCACTGCCTACCTActtaattgtattcattttttttttatctaggttttatatgacaacattttaattatatattgtttcatAAGTATAAAGTATCTACACggctacacatttttttaaacatgtcactatttacactaatttattgatttttgtaaaatataaacttaaaactaataaattaaaattttttttccaggGCCTTTTATCATTTACTATTTTTGTTTGGTCGTATGTTGTTGCTACTGCTCAGATGATTCACAAACAAACGTCATCTTGTAATTAGAGTTATCACatctaaaataggtacatttatttatcttaaaGAGTCCTTTTACTAATTATTGTCTTGGTTTTGTAAACTAGTCCAAACATGGAATCAACTACTAATCAAAAGACATCGTTTGATTTgtcttttaaaacaaaattaaaagaaattaatgACATGTTAATTAGTATTGAGAACAACTGTATCGAAACCGATAATTTCcatgatattttacaaaaaattaatgaacTTCAAGAGTTTTTAAATGATTCCAAAACATTTTTACCAGCTTATAATATGAAGAAGTGTTCTAATGAAATCAAAGACATAACAAAGTGTTATGAGCAACTGCACGAAAAATTACAGCCCAAGAAGAAATTTACTTTTGGTAAACGACCAACTAAATCAGTAGTCAAACCGAAAGAAGACAGATTTGAACCAATAAATGAATCAAAAGTTTATAAAGAAGATTATGGGTTCAAAAATCGTTCTAATGAAAATCTAATGCTCACGGAAGATGAAACTTTTTCAAAAGATATAGCTTTAGATGTATTGACCAATTGCAATGTCATTATTTGTGGTACACCTAGTACTGTGCGTGTGACATCATTGT
Coding sequences within:
- the LOC132950222 gene encoding tubulin-specific chaperone C gives rise to the protein MESTTNQKTSFDLSFKTKLKEINDMLISIENNCIETDNFHDILQKINELQEFLNDSKTFLPAYNMKKCSNEIKDITKCYEQLHEKLQPKKKFTFGKRPTKSVVKPKEDRFEPINESKVYKEDYGFKNRSNENLMLTEDETFSKDIALDVLTNCNVIICGTPSTVRVTSLSTCKIFACASTSIFVENCKDTIFVCASQQLRIHDSIATDFYIYVTSSAIIENCKQLRFAPLTLNSILLKKSFEIASFDESNNNWKIINDFDWLSSYEPSPNWCEIPEEERDQPSENNYV